GCTCAAGCTAGAGTACAAGCTTATGCAACGGAGGAAAAATATGGATTTATCTGGATTTATCCTGATGCTGAAGCACCAGAAGAAGTACCTAACTTTGATGAACTAAAAGACAAAGAAATTCTCACACAAACTGATCGCTCTTTTACTAGAACTTGCCATCATCATATCTGTATGATGAATGGGATTGATATTCAACATTTAAAAACCATACATCATTTAGATATCAAAATGGAACTATCACTAAATTTCCCCAGTGAAATCGGTACACAAATTGACTTTACCATCAGGAGACAATTTCCACAAACTACTTGGAGAGAAAGGTTAGGTCAAAGATTTCTGGGTGCTACATATCAGTATTCTATGCGATATGCTTATGGCTGTATTGGTTTATTAAAAATGATGGAAAACGTGCAGCTTTTCCCCCCCCTATATATGCTCTATGCTTATACCCCCATAGCACCTGCCAAGACAAGAATTCAGCCGATTTATATAACAGAAAAACGCCCCGGTATTAGGGGGTATCTTCTTAGTACCCTGTTACTGCTCTGGACTCGATTAGCTTATTATATGCTCAGGGATGAAGACGGCAAAATTTACGATAATATTCAATTTAAGCCAAAATTGCTCCTGAGCATGGATCAACCATTAGCTCAATATATAGAGTACGTCAACCAGTTAGAACCGTCTCGATGGTCAACGGAGGCAGTGGCCATGTAACA
This Microcystis wesenbergii NRERC-220 DNA region includes the following protein-coding sequences:
- a CDS encoding aromatic ring-hydroxylating dioxygenase subunit alpha, whose protein sequence is MQIFNNWDVIAKGWYIACSSQEIPKKKAKSLELCGQRIVIFRGEDGQVRALDAYCPHLGTDLGIGEVKGNFLRCAFHHWTFDESGLCQHIPCQSEIPAQARVQAYATEEKYGFIWIYPDAEAPEEVPNFDELKDKEILTQTDRSFTRTCHHHICMMNGIDIQHLKTIHHLDIKMELSLNFPSEIGTQIDFTIRRQFPQTTWRERLGQRFLGATYQYSMRYAYGCIGLLKMMENVQLFPPLYMLYAYTPIAPAKTRIQPIYITEKRPGIRGYLLSTLLLLWTRLAYYMLRDEDGKIYDNIQFKPKLLLSMDQPLAQYIEYVNQLEPSRWSTEAVAM